The Rudaeicoccus suwonensis sequence CGCCCGGTCCCTCGCGCAGTCGCTCGGGCTGGACTTCCGCCGCGCACAGTTCACCCCCGACCTGCTGCCGGCGGATCTCACCGGATCGTTCATCTTCGACCAGCGCAACGCCGAGTTCGAGTTCCGTGAGGGCCCCATCTTCACCGGCCTGCTGCTGGCGGACGAGATCAACCGCACGCCTCCCAAGACCCAGGCGGCGCTCCTGGAGGCCATGCAGGAACGCCAGGTCACGATCGAGGGCCGCACCTTCCCGCTGCCGCAACCGTTCCACGTCCTCGCGACGGCGAACCCGGTCGAGTACGAAGGCACCTACCCCCTCCCGGAAGCCCAACTCGACCGGTTCCTCACCCGGGTGACCTTCGGTTACCCGACCGAGGCCGAGGAGTTCGACGTGCTGCAGCGACGTATGACGCGCCGCGCCGAAGAGATCCAGCTGGATCCGGTCACGGACGCAGCCGGGGTGTTGGCGATGCAGGCGTCGGTCGAAGCCGTGATGGTCGAGCCGACGGTGGCGCAGTACTGCGTGCAACTCGCCGCGGCCACCCGGGACCACGCGCAGACTCTCATCGGTGCGTCACCGCGCGGGTCGCTGGCACTGATGCTCGTCAGTCGCGCCTACGCGGTGATCCGCGGTCGTGACTATGTGCTCCCTGAGGACATCAAGGCGATCGCCGTGCCGGTGCTGGCACACCGGGTGACGCTGCGCCCCGAGCTGTGGATGTCGAATGTCACGCCCGCCTCGGTCGTCAACGGTGTGCTGCAGTCGGTGCCGACGCCGGTTGTCACGGCGTGAGCGGTCAGCCGCCTGCTGGGCTGCGTTGGCGACCGACGCCGTCGTTCCTCGTCGGTCTCACCGCCGCGGCGGTGCTGTCGCTGGTTGCGATCCTCTTCCGCCGGCTCGATGCGGCGCTCTTCGCGACGCCGTTCATCATCGTGGTCGCCTGGTCGCTCGCCACCCGGCCGTCGAGCAGTCCGCGTCTCCTGCGCCGGTTCAGCGACGTCACCGTGCAGGAGGGCACCACCCATCTGCTGCAGATCGAAGCCCGCGAGGTGGCCGGAGCCGAGCAGTTGCTCACCGAGGTCGGTGCCGTCGAGACGATCCTGGTCTCTCCGCGTCGCCATGACGTGCAGCTGGTCACCTCCGACACGGCCACCGCGCAGCTGCACTGGACGCCGGCCCGCTGGGGAACCCCGGATTTCGGTGCCTGCCGGGCCGGTCTGCTGTCGCCGTGGGGGGCCTTCCGGTGGGGGCCGGTGAGATTCAGTTCGGCGATGATCCGGGTGACCCCGCGGGCGGTGTCCTTCCAGAGCCGTGCGGGGATGCCGCACCCGGTCGGTCTGGTCGGGCGCAACCAGTCACGCCGCAGGGGCGACGGCACGGAGTTCGCCGACATACGGCCGTTCGTACAGGGTGACCGGCTGCGCCGGATCCACTGGCCGGTCTCCGCCCGCAGCGGCGAGTTGCACGTGCGGACCACCTACGCCGAATTGGACGCCGAGCTCGCGATCATGCTGGACGCATCGACCGAGGTGGGCGTCTCCGGCGGTGTCGATGACGTCAGCACCTCTCTCGACCTGGGGGTCCGTGCGGCGGCAGCGGTCGCCGGCTGCTTCCTCACGCAAGGGGAGCGCGTCGGTCTCGACGTGATCGGTTCCAATCCGGCGGTTCACGTCCCGGTCCGCCCCGGTAGGACGCAGCTGCAGCGTCTGGTCGC is a genomic window containing:
- a CDS encoding AAA family ATPase translates to MTTDATPPLTVPQTSELAATVLDHVETAVVGKRDALEVVLATVLAGGHVLLEDNPGLGKTLAARSLAQSLGLDFRRAQFTPDLLPADLTGSFIFDQRNAEFEFREGPIFTGLLLADEINRTPPKTQAALLEAMQERQVTIEGRTFPLPQPFHVLATANPVEYEGTYPLPEAQLDRFLTRVTFGYPTEAEEFDVLQRRMTRRAEEIQLDPVTDAAGVLAMQASVEAVMVEPTVAQYCVQLAAATRDHAQTLIGASPRGSLALMLVSRAYAVIRGRDYVLPEDIKAIAVPVLAHRVTLRPELWMSNVTPASVVNGVLQSVPTPVVTA
- a CDS encoding DUF58 domain-containing protein → MSGQPPAGLRWRPTPSFLVGLTAAAVLSLVAILFRRLDAALFATPFIIVVAWSLATRPSSSPRLLRRFSDVTVQEGTTHLLQIEAREVAGAEQLLTEVGAVETILVSPRRHDVQLVTSDTATAQLHWTPARWGTPDFGACRAGLLSPWGAFRWGPVRFSSAMIRVTPRAVSFQSRAGMPHPVGLVGRNQSRRRGDGTEFADIRPFVQGDRLRRIHWPVSARSGELHVRTTYAELDAELAIMLDASTEVGVSGGVDDVSTSLDLGVRAAAAVAGCFLTQGERVGLDVIGSNPAVHVPVRPGRTQLQRLVASLSTVRPGGERHLLSSIRRVRTSPGALVVLISPLMSEQVLAAAAALTRRGLTVMVVDCLPADVRIDNDDTPLVDVALRIRLQQRAVEIAAIRRIGVTVTAWNGPGSLDTVLRDLNRRPASSGNLR